A stretch of Amycolatopsis balhimycina FH 1894 DNA encodes these proteins:
- the glmS gene encoding glutamine--fructose-6-phosphate transaminase (isomerizing): MCGIVGYIGGQNAVPILLEGLTRLEYRGYDSAGVAVLGAKDTAQVHRVVGRVRNLAAALPKRLTGKVGIGHTRWATHGPASEANAHPHTSEDGRICVVHNGIIDNADTLRAQLADAGVTLTSETDTEVLAHLIARANAETLEDAVVQAVSRITGTYAIAVTDTAHPDRLVIARNGSPLIIGVGEREMFVASDLAALVRHTSQVAHLDDGEFATVFATGYRTFTADESDTTKPATEIDIDAEDLDLGGYPHYMAKEIQEQPESVERIIRGRLDDRFGVARLDGLNLTPRELRGFSRVKILGCGSAYYVGQVGATMIEELARIPADAEAASEFRYRNPIIEADTLYIAVSQSGETIDTAFAVEEIKRKGGRVVGLVNVVGSTIARACDGGVYLHAGPEIAVASTKALTNMAVGFALIALTLGRVRDLSNADGQRIIDAIRALPGQIKSILDFEPEIAEHAKTVAVAKSLFFVGRVRGYPVAREGAQKFKEISYRHAEAYQTSELKHGPLALIDEALPTVAVVPSDELTGRNLAAVQQIKARGGAVLAVTHENVDFGELDVPRIVVPKTEPELDPILLTIPLQLLAYHAALTLGYDIDKPRNLAKSVTVE; encoded by the coding sequence ATGTGCGGAATCGTCGGCTACATCGGCGGCCAGAACGCCGTCCCCATCCTGCTCGAAGGCCTGACGCGGCTGGAGTACCGCGGCTACGACTCGGCGGGCGTCGCCGTCCTCGGCGCCAAGGACACCGCCCAGGTCCACCGCGTCGTCGGCCGGGTGCGGAACCTCGCCGCCGCGCTGCCCAAGCGGCTCACCGGCAAGGTCGGCATCGGGCACACCCGCTGGGCCACGCACGGGCCCGCGTCGGAGGCCAACGCCCACCCGCACACGTCCGAAGACGGCCGGATCTGCGTGGTTCACAACGGCATCATCGACAACGCCGACACCCTGCGCGCCCAGCTCGCCGACGCCGGGGTGACCCTCACGTCCGAGACCGACACCGAGGTCCTCGCCCACCTGATCGCGCGCGCGAACGCCGAAACCCTCGAAGACGCCGTCGTCCAGGCCGTCTCGCGGATCACCGGCACCTACGCGATCGCCGTGACCGACACGGCCCACCCGGACCGCCTGGTCATCGCGCGCAACGGCTCGCCGCTGATCATCGGCGTCGGCGAGCGGGAGATGTTCGTCGCCAGCGACCTCGCCGCGCTGGTCCGGCACACCTCGCAGGTCGCGCACCTCGACGACGGCGAGTTCGCGACGGTCTTCGCCACCGGCTACCGCACCTTCACCGCCGACGAGAGCGACACCACCAAGCCCGCCACCGAGATCGACATCGACGCCGAAGACCTCGACCTGGGCGGCTACCCGCACTACATGGCCAAGGAGATCCAGGAACAGCCCGAATCCGTCGAGCGGATCATCCGCGGCCGGCTGGACGACCGGTTCGGCGTCGCCCGCCTGGACGGGCTCAACCTGACACCGCGCGAGCTGCGCGGGTTCAGCCGCGTGAAGATCCTCGGCTGCGGTTCCGCCTACTACGTCGGCCAGGTCGGCGCGACGATGATCGAGGAGCTGGCGAGGATCCCGGCCGACGCCGAGGCCGCGTCGGAGTTCCGCTACCGCAACCCGATCATCGAAGCCGACACCCTCTACATCGCGGTCAGCCAGTCGGGCGAGACGATCGACACCGCTTTCGCCGTCGAGGAGATCAAGCGCAAGGGCGGCCGGGTCGTCGGCCTGGTCAACGTCGTCGGCTCGACGATCGCCCGCGCCTGCGACGGCGGCGTCTACCTGCACGCCGGCCCGGAGATCGCGGTCGCGTCGACCAAGGCGCTCACCAACATGGCGGTCGGCTTCGCGCTGATCGCGCTGACACTCGGCCGGGTGCGCGATCTGTCCAATGCGGACGGTCAGCGCATCATCGACGCGATCCGCGCGCTGCCCGGCCAGATCAAGTCCATTTTGGACTTCGAGCCCGAGATCGCCGAGCACGCGAAGACCGTCGCCGTCGCGAAGAGCCTGTTCTTCGTCGGCCGCGTCCGCGGTTACCCGGTGGCCAGGGAAGGCGCGCAGAAGTTCAAGGAGATCTCCTACCGGCACGCCGAGGCGTACCAGACCTCCGAGCTCAAGCACGGCCCGCTCGCCCTGATCGACGAAGCGCTCCCGACGGTCGCCGTCGTGCCGTCCGACGAGCTGACCGGGCGCAACCTGGCCGCGGTCCAGCAGATCAAGGCCCGCGGCGGCGCGGTACTGGCGGTGACCCACGAAAACGTCGACTTCGGCGAACTCGACGTCCCGCGGATCGTGGTGCCCAAGACCGAGCCGGAGCTCGACCCGATCCTGCTGACCATCCCGCTGCAGCTGCTCGCCTACCACGCCGCGCTGACGCTGGGCTACGACATCGACAAGCCGCGCAACCTGGCCAAGTCCGTCACCGTGGAGTGA
- the dapA gene encoding 4-hydroxy-tetrahydrodipicolinate synthase — MTEFGTNLVAMVTPMRPGGALSEPGLTRLVDHLLATGCDGLVVGGTTGESPTLSGAESAGLVRIVAAQAKTRARVIAGVGTYDTAASIRRAREAEAAGADALLLVCPYYSRPTQAGVIAHCLAVADATELPVMLYDVPARTGVAMAPSTLIELAGHPRIRAVKDAKGDLFEAMTVMSRTSLAYYCGIDELNLPYLACGAAGLVSVVGNVAADRNADLIRAVRDGDLEKARAIHDDLIPLTDSIMRSGPGAANAKAALAELGVIPHASVRLPLLEAAMPLSNE; from the coding sequence ATGACCGAATTCGGTACCAACCTCGTCGCGATGGTGACGCCGATGCGGCCCGGCGGCGCGCTCAGCGAACCCGGCCTCACCCGGCTCGTCGACCACCTGCTGGCCACCGGGTGCGACGGCCTCGTCGTCGGCGGGACCACCGGCGAATCCCCCACCCTTTCCGGCGCCGAGTCCGCCGGCCTCGTCCGAATCGTTGCCGCCCAAGCCAAAACCCGCGCACGAGTGATCGCCGGCGTGGGCACCTACGACACGGCCGCGAGCATCCGCCGGGCCCGCGAAGCCGAGGCGGCCGGGGCGGACGCGCTGCTGCTCGTCTGCCCCTACTACTCCCGGCCGACGCAGGCGGGGGTGATCGCGCACTGCCTGGCGGTGGCGGACGCCACCGAACTGCCGGTGATGCTCTACGACGTCCCCGCACGCACCGGCGTCGCGATGGCGCCGTCGACCCTGATCGAGCTGGCCGGCCACCCCCGGATCCGCGCGGTCAAGGACGCCAAGGGTGACCTCTTCGAAGCGATGACGGTCATGTCCCGGACGTCGCTGGCGTACTACTGCGGCATCGACGAACTCAACCTGCCGTACCTCGCGTGCGGCGCCGCGGGCCTGGTCAGCGTGGTGGGCAACGTGGCTGCCGACCGCAACGCGGACCTCATCCGCGCCGTCCGCGACGGCGATCTCGAGAAGGCACGGGCGATCCACGACGACCTGATCCCGTTGACGGACTCGATCATGCGCTCCGGCCCGGGCGCGGCCAACGCCAAGGCCGCGCTGGCCGAGCTGGGCGTCATCCCGCACGCGAGTGTGCGGCTCCCGCTGCTCGAAGCGGCGATGCCACTTTCCAACGAGTAG
- a CDS encoding NAD(P)/FAD-dependent oxidoreductase, with the protein MTPPDGVLVVGASAAGLATVEALRRKGYAGRVTVLGAEAHLPYDRPPLSKQILGGSWTPEQTQLRTPAALSALDTEFVLGDPAVRLDARARTVHTAAGRTLTAEAVVLATGLRPRTLPGQDGLAGVHVLRTLDDALALRADLAPGKRVVVVGDGVLGAEIAATVCGRGVPVTLAGPQPAPLAYQFGPLAAGLLADLHAARGVELRLGSAVTGLAAEDGRVTGVRLTTGEVLTADVVVVAFGAAPATEWLAGSGLLCDNGVVCDSRCRAADGIYAAGDVARWHHERLDALLRLENRTNATEQAVAVAGNILGEDRPYTPVPYFWTHQFDARVHVHGTLSADAEVSIVEGEVVARRFVAEYREDGRVTGVLGWNMPKQARAHSTVTDLARLRGLSMS; encoded by the coding sequence GTGACCCCACCGGACGGCGTGCTGGTCGTGGGCGCCTCGGCCGCCGGGCTCGCGACCGTGGAAGCGTTGCGCCGCAAGGGTTACGCGGGTCGCGTGACCGTGCTGGGCGCCGAGGCGCACCTGCCCTACGACCGGCCGCCGCTGTCCAAGCAGATCCTCGGCGGGAGCTGGACGCCGGAACAGACGCAGCTGCGGACGCCGGCCGCACTGTCCGCATTGGACACGGAGTTCGTGCTCGGTGACCCGGCGGTGCGGCTGGACGCCCGCGCGCGGACCGTCCACACGGCGGCCGGGCGCACCCTGACCGCCGAGGCGGTCGTGCTCGCCACCGGGCTGCGGCCGCGGACCCTGCCGGGGCAGGACGGCCTCGCGGGCGTCCACGTGCTGCGCACCCTCGACGACGCGCTGGCCCTGCGCGCGGACCTCGCGCCGGGCAAGCGCGTGGTGGTCGTCGGGGACGGCGTGCTCGGTGCCGAGATCGCGGCGACCGTGTGCGGGAGGGGCGTTCCGGTCACCCTGGCCGGTCCGCAGCCCGCGCCGCTGGCCTACCAGTTCGGTCCCCTCGCCGCGGGCCTGCTCGCGGACCTGCACGCCGCTCGCGGTGTCGAGCTGCGGCTCGGCTCCGCGGTCACCGGGCTCGCCGCCGAAGACGGCCGGGTCACCGGGGTGCGGCTCACGACCGGCGAGGTGCTGACCGCCGACGTCGTCGTGGTCGCCTTCGGCGCCGCGCCGGCGACGGAGTGGCTGGCGGGCAGCGGGCTGTTGTGCGACAACGGCGTCGTGTGCGACTCCCGGTGCCGCGCCGCCGACGGGATCTACGCGGCGGGCGACGTCGCCCGCTGGCACCACGAACGGCTCGACGCGCTGCTGCGGCTGGAAAACCGGACCAACGCCACCGAGCAGGCGGTCGCCGTCGCGGGGAACATCCTCGGCGAAGACCGCCCGTACACGCCGGTGCCGTACTTCTGGACCCACCAGTTCGACGCCCGCGTCCACGTGCACGGCACGTTGTCCGCGGACGCCGAAGTGTCCATTGTGGAAGGCGAAGTGGTGGCGCGCCGATTCGTGGCCGAATACCGGGAGGACGGCCGCGTGACCGGGGTGCTCGGCTGGAACATGCCCAAGCAGGCCCGGGCTCACTCCACGGTGACGGACTTGGCCAGGTTGCGCGGCTTGTCGATGTCGTAG
- a CDS encoding acyl-CoA synthetase: MEFNLADLFENIADAVPEREAVYAEGKTLTYRELDERANRLAHHFAAAGIGAGDHVGCHLMNGPEYLETLLALLKIRAVPINVNFRYVRDELRYLYDNADLVGLVYDTEFADRVAAVLPDVPRLRHLLAVGTGEPLPGTQRYEDALAARSGDRDGFPVRSADDRLIIYTGGTTGLPKGVVWRHEDLLFGGMSAGVVGLTKPEDAGPRAAAADPLVMFAAPPLMHGTSVLASFISFLGGSKVCLVRKYSGEAAVRVIEELGCQTMMIVGDAMAVPLAEALDAHPRPLPTLKIIASAGALLTQPVRDRLRAHLPDLYIVDSFGSTETGHSGVGVDEHRHFTVNETTTVLDDALRPVTPGSGVVGQVARRGHIALGYHGDPDKTARTFVEAGGVRWALTGDQATVDADGTVSFLGRGSICINSGGEKIHPEEVEAALKSHPAIADAVVAGVPDQRWGQRVAAVLQLHPAAGDVTRQDLEDHLAPLIARYKLPRLTHVVPRIQRSPSGKPDYRWATETLARAAAGH; encoded by the coding sequence ATGGAGTTCAACCTGGCCGACCTCTTCGAGAACATCGCCGACGCGGTCCCCGAACGCGAAGCCGTGTACGCCGAGGGAAAGACCCTCACCTACCGGGAACTGGACGAGCGCGCCAACCGGCTCGCGCACCACTTCGCCGCGGCCGGCATCGGGGCGGGCGACCACGTCGGGTGCCACCTGATGAACGGCCCGGAATACCTCGAAACCCTGCTCGCGCTGCTGAAGATCCGCGCGGTGCCGATCAACGTCAACTTCCGGTACGTCCGCGACGAACTGCGTTACCTGTACGACAACGCGGACCTCGTCGGGCTGGTGTACGACACCGAGTTCGCCGACCGGGTCGCCGCGGTCCTGCCGGACGTGCCCCGGCTGCGGCACCTGCTCGCCGTCGGGACCGGCGAGCCCCTGCCCGGCACGCAGCGGTACGAGGACGCGCTGGCCGCCCGGTCCGGCGACCGCGACGGGTTCCCGGTGCGCTCCGCCGACGACCGGCTGATCATCTACACCGGCGGCACCACCGGCCTGCCGAAGGGCGTCGTGTGGCGGCACGAAGACCTGCTGTTCGGCGGCATGAGCGCCGGCGTCGTCGGCCTCACCAAGCCGGAGGACGCCGGTCCGCGCGCGGCGGCGGCCGACCCGCTCGTGATGTTCGCCGCGCCCCCGCTCATGCACGGCACGTCCGTGCTGGCGTCGTTCATCAGCTTCCTCGGCGGCAGCAAGGTCTGCCTGGTCCGCAAGTACTCCGGCGAGGCGGCGGTCCGCGTCATCGAGGAGCTCGGCTGCCAGACGATGATGATCGTCGGCGACGCCATGGCCGTGCCGCTCGCCGAAGCCCTCGACGCGCACCCCCGGCCGCTGCCGACCCTGAAGATCATCGCCAGCGCCGGCGCGCTGCTCACCCAGCCGGTCCGCGACCGGCTGCGAGCCCACCTGCCCGATCTGTACATTGTGGACAGTTTCGGGTCGACCGAGACCGGGCACAGCGGGGTGGGCGTGGACGAGCACCGGCACTTCACCGTCAACGAGACCACCACCGTCCTCGACGACGCCCTGCGTCCCGTCACGCCCGGCAGCGGCGTGGTGGGCCAGGTGGCCCGCCGCGGCCACATCGCCCTCGGCTACCACGGGGACCCGGACAAGACGGCGCGCACCTTCGTCGAAGCCGGCGGCGTCCGCTGGGCCCTGACCGGCGACCAGGCCACGGTGGACGCCGACGGCACGGTCTCCTTCCTCGGCCGCGGCTCGATCTGCATCAACTCCGGCGGCGAGAAGATCCACCCCGAGGAGGTCGAAGCCGCCCTCAAGTCACACCCGGCGATCGCCGACGCCGTCGTCGCGGGCGTCCCCGACCAGCGCTGGGGCCAGCGGGTCGCCGCCGTCCTCCAGCTCCACCCCGCCGCCGGCGACGTGACCCGGCAGGACCTCGAAGACCACCTCGCCCCGCTGATCGCGCGCTACAAGCTCCCCCGCCTCACCCATGTCGTCCCCCGCATCCAGCGCTCGCCGTCGGGCAAGCCGGACTACCGGTGGGCCACCGAGACCCTGGCCCGCGCGGCGGCCGGGCACTGA
- a CDS encoding ferredoxin, with protein sequence MKVTVDEGKCCGAGTCVMLAPDVFDQRDDDGIVILLDERPGEALHGVVREAASVCPGVAISVSEDA encoded by the coding sequence ATGAAGGTCACCGTGGACGAAGGCAAGTGCTGCGGCGCCGGCACCTGCGTCATGCTCGCGCCGGACGTGTTCGACCAGCGCGACGACGACGGCATCGTCATCCTGCTCGACGAGCGTCCCGGCGAAGCGCTGCACGGAGTCGTCCGCGAGGCGGCGAGCGTGTGCCCGGGCGTCGCGATCTCGGTGAGCGAGGACGCGTGA
- a CDS encoding alpha/beta fold hydrolase: MSMRSRNNVVVTGREDGPTVLLAHGFGCDQNLWRLVVPELARRYRVVLFDHTGAGRSDLSAWSAERYGSLDGYADDVLAICRELDLRDVVLVGHSVSAMIAVLAANLEPDRFAKLVLLTPSPCYLDDGGYRGGFSRADIDELLAALESNYLGWSAAMAPVIMGNPDRPELGEELTNSFCRTDPAIARVFARVTFLSDNRADLAKVTVPTLVIECLDDAIAPREVGRFTHEQIAGSTLVTLAATGHCPQLSAPEATAAAITAFVGGP, encoded by the coding sequence GTGAGCATGCGCAGCCGGAACAACGTGGTCGTCACGGGCCGGGAAGACGGGCCCACGGTCCTGCTGGCGCACGGATTCGGCTGTGACCAGAACCTGTGGCGCCTCGTCGTCCCCGAGCTGGCGCGGCGGTACCGGGTGGTGCTGTTCGACCACACCGGCGCCGGGCGCTCGGACCTGTCGGCCTGGAGCGCCGAGCGCTACGGCAGCCTCGACGGCTACGCCGACGACGTCCTGGCCATCTGCCGCGAGCTCGACCTGCGGGACGTCGTGCTGGTGGGGCACTCGGTGAGCGCGATGATCGCGGTGCTGGCGGCCAACCTCGAGCCGGACCGGTTCGCCAAGCTGGTGCTGCTCACGCCGTCGCCGTGCTACCTCGACGACGGCGGCTACCGCGGCGGGTTCAGCCGCGCCGACATCGACGAGCTGCTCGCCGCGCTCGAGTCGAACTACCTGGGCTGGTCGGCGGCGATGGCGCCGGTGATCATGGGCAACCCGGACCGCCCGGAGCTGGGCGAGGAGCTGACGAACAGCTTCTGCCGCACCGACCCGGCGATCGCGCGGGTCTTCGCGCGGGTGACGTTCCTCTCCGACAACCGCGCCGACCTGGCCAAGGTCACCGTCCCCACGCTGGTGATCGAGTGCCTGGACGACGCCATCGCGCCGCGCGAGGTCGGGCGGTTCACCCACGAGCAGATCGCGGGCAGCACGCTGGTGACACTGGCCGCGACCGGGCACTGCCCGCAGCTCAGCGCGCCGGAGGCCACGGCCGCGGCGATCACGGCGTTCGTGGGCGGGCCATGA
- a CDS encoding LysR family transcriptional regulator has protein sequence MIEVGALRALRSVAALGTLARAAEELGFTASAVSQQIKRLERQVGVPVLAPAGRGVVLTPAGQAIVDSAPEVFQALERCAEAAQSVSEGAPRGTFRVVAFSTAIRGLLAPVLRGLSARCPDLLVRITEQDPDQALHSVGAGAADLALVHDADGLLPAPLPPSLVRRRVHTDIGDLVMSRTHPLARLGEPLGGADLAGHAWVTSPPGTVCHQWFRRLFADEPDVRHLVDDFATQLALVAAGEVIALIPRLARPPLGEDLVSRPLRRPPKREVHAVWRRSADTSPAIRAVLAELGSGRLATTS, from the coding sequence ATGATCGAGGTGGGGGCCCTGCGGGCGTTGCGCTCGGTGGCCGCGCTCGGGACGCTGGCCCGGGCGGCCGAGGAGCTCGGGTTCACGGCGTCGGCGGTGTCGCAGCAGATCAAGCGGCTGGAACGCCAGGTCGGGGTGCCGGTGCTCGCGCCGGCGGGCCGCGGGGTCGTGCTGACGCCGGCCGGGCAGGCCATCGTCGACTCGGCACCCGAGGTGTTCCAGGCACTGGAGCGCTGCGCCGAAGCCGCCCAGTCGGTCTCGGAAGGCGCCCCACGCGGCACGTTCCGGGTGGTGGCCTTCTCCACGGCGATTCGCGGCTTGCTCGCGCCGGTGCTGCGCGGGCTGTCGGCGCGGTGCCCGGACCTGCTGGTGCGGATCACCGAGCAGGACCCCGACCAGGCGCTGCACAGCGTCGGCGCCGGGGCGGCCGACCTCGCCCTCGTCCACGACGCCGACGGGCTGCTGCCCGCGCCGCTGCCGCCGTCACTGGTGCGGCGCCGGGTGCACACCGACATCGGCGACCTGGTCATGAGCCGCACCCACCCGCTGGCCCGGCTAGGCGAGCCCCTCGGCGGCGCCGACCTCGCCGGTCACGCGTGGGTGACCAGCCCACCGGGAACCGTGTGCCACCAATGGTTCCGGCGGCTGTTCGCGGACGAGCCGGACGTGCGCCACCTGGTCGACGACTTCGCCACGCAGCTCGCGTTGGTCGCCGCCGGGGAGGTGATCGCGCTGATCCCGCGCCTCGCCCGGCCGCCGCTGGGGGAGGACCTGGTCTCCCGGCCGTTGCGCCGGCCGCCGAAGCGGGAGGTCCACGCGGTGTGGCGGCGAAGTGCCGACACGAGCCCGGCGATCCGGGCGGTGCTGGCCGAGCTGGGTTCCGGCCGCCTGGCTACGACGTCGTGA
- a CDS encoding PP2C family protein-serine/threonine phosphatase produces MCEAGDHPGPGGQEGAGPAFSALLEDSAEDLYEHAPCGYLSTLLDGTIAKINATLLGWLGYGRDELVGRRRFADLLTVGGRIYHETHFAPLLRMQGELGGVAFELKAADGTRLPVLVTSTVKTGTDGRPQLIRTTIFDARDRRAYEQELLRAREEAERERDRVQRLARTLQRTLLPPALPEVPGLHVAAYYHPASADEVGGDFYDLFPLAGGTWGFFLGDVSGKGATAAVVTSLARYTLRAAAVYDPDPVSVLTHLNTVLHHEYRGSDPRYCTVVHGHLRPEGDGARVTLATGGHPPALLIRADGTSAFRPVPGGQLVGALPGARFVADDVVLRPGDTLLLYTDGLTEARSHGRTRYSEERLRADLTGLAPATAQSVITAVTGLLAAFGDGVEDDTALLALSIPLPGGDRP; encoded by the coding sequence ATGTGCGAGGCCGGGGACCACCCCGGCCCGGGCGGTCAGGAGGGCGCCGGCCCGGCGTTTTCGGCCTTGCTGGAGGACAGCGCGGAAGACCTGTACGAGCACGCACCCTGTGGCTACCTCTCGACGTTGCTGGACGGCACGATCGCGAAGATCAACGCGACGCTGCTCGGCTGGCTCGGCTACGGCCGCGACGAGCTGGTCGGCCGGCGCCGGTTCGCCGACCTGCTGACCGTCGGCGGCCGGATCTACCACGAGACGCACTTCGCGCCGCTCCTGCGCATGCAGGGCGAGCTCGGCGGGGTCGCCTTCGAGCTGAAGGCCGCGGACGGGACACGGCTGCCGGTGCTGGTCACTTCGACGGTCAAGACCGGCACCGACGGGCGGCCGCAGCTGATCCGCACCACGATCTTCGACGCGCGCGACCGGCGTGCCTACGAGCAGGAACTGCTGCGGGCGCGGGAAGAAGCCGAACGCGAGCGCGACCGGGTGCAACGGCTGGCGCGGACGCTCCAGCGGACCCTGCTGCCACCTGCCCTGCCCGAGGTGCCCGGCCTGCACGTCGCGGCGTACTACCACCCGGCCTCGGCCGACGAGGTCGGCGGCGACTTCTACGACCTGTTCCCGCTGGCCGGCGGCACGTGGGGGTTCTTCCTCGGCGACGTGTCCGGGAAGGGCGCGACCGCGGCCGTGGTGACGTCGCTGGCGCGCTACACGCTGCGGGCGGCCGCGGTGTACGACCCGGACCCGGTCTCCGTGCTGACCCACCTCAACACCGTGCTGCACCACGAATACCGCGGCAGCGATCCGCGCTACTGCACGGTCGTCCACGGGCACCTCCGCCCCGAAGGCGACGGCGCCCGGGTCACCCTCGCCACCGGCGGCCACCCGCCGGCGCTGCTGATCCGCGCCGACGGCACGTCCGCGTTCCGGCCCGTCCCGGGCGGCCAGCTGGTCGGCGCGCTGCCCGGCGCGCGCTTCGTCGCCGACGACGTGGTGTTGCGGCCGGGCGACACCTTGCTGCTCTACACCGACGGGCTGACCGAAGCCCGCAGCCACGGCCGCACCCGCTACAGCGAAGAGCGGCTGCGGGCGGACCTGACCGGCCTGGCGCCGGCCACCGCGCAGTCGGTGATCACGGCGGTGACCGGCCTGCTCGCCGCCTTCGGCGACGGCGTGGAGGACGACACCGCACTACTGGCGTTGAGCATCCCGTTGCCCGGAGGCGATCGACCGTGA
- a CDS encoding TetR/AcrR family transcriptional regulator, giving the protein MTDRAQATRERILTVAERLYAEHGVLAVSNRQISEAAGQGNNTAVGYHFGTRADLVRAIVRKHTGPIEGLRRRRLDGFGADARLRDWLSCLVYPTTEHLAELGRPSWFARFAAQVMTEPSLRAVIVEETLTSPSLARTLEGLYRCLPGLPADVRAERDDITRLLLMHTMAERERAIADGAGTPGPGWRGTATRLTDALAGLWLAPITK; this is encoded by the coding sequence GTGACGGACCGCGCGCAGGCGACGCGGGAGCGGATCCTCACGGTGGCGGAACGGCTCTACGCCGAGCACGGCGTGCTCGCCGTGTCGAACCGGCAGATCAGCGAGGCGGCCGGGCAGGGCAACAACACCGCCGTCGGGTACCACTTCGGTACCCGGGCCGACCTGGTGCGGGCGATCGTCCGCAAGCACACCGGGCCGATCGAAGGGCTGCGCCGCCGCCGGCTGGACGGCTTCGGCGCCGACGCCCGGCTGCGGGACTGGCTGAGCTGCCTGGTGTACCCGACCACCGAGCACCTGGCCGAGCTGGGCAGGCCCAGCTGGTTCGCCCGGTTCGCCGCCCAGGTGATGACCGAGCCGTCCCTGCGCGCGGTCATCGTCGAGGAGACGCTGACGTCCCCGTCGCTGGCGCGGACCCTCGAAGGGCTTTACCGGTGCCTGCCCGGGCTGCCCGCCGACGTCCGCGCCGAACGCGACGACATCACCCGCCTGCTGCTGATGCACACGATGGCCGAACGGGAACGCGCCATCGCCGACGGCGCGGGCACCCCGGGACCCGGCTGGCGCGGAACGGCCACGCGCCTCACCGACGCACTGGCCGGGCTGTGGCTCGCGCCGATCACGAAGTAA
- a CDS encoding STAS domain-containing protein: MTADGHRLRPQDLLRVTPHHSDGAVVLAAAGEVDLLSVPVLSEAITTALADAPALLVVDLTEVSFLASIGITALLEARRGAGDRTRVRVVAPEHGVVNRTLGLTGLHEALAVVTTRDDALAG, translated from the coding sequence GTGACCGCTGACGGCCACCGGCTCCGGCCCCAGGACCTCCTGCGGGTGACCCCGCACCACTCCGACGGCGCCGTCGTGCTGGCGGCGGCGGGCGAGGTCGACCTGCTGAGCGTCCCCGTGCTGAGCGAAGCGATCACGACGGCGCTCGCCGACGCACCGGCGTTGCTGGTCGTCGACCTGACCGAGGTCTCCTTCCTGGCCTCCATCGGCATCACGGCCCTGCTCGAGGCCCGCCGCGGGGCCGGCGACCGCACGCGGGTCCGCGTCGTCGCCCCCGAGCACGGTGTCGTCAACCGCACGCTGGGGCTGACAGGCCTCCACGAAGCGCTGGCCGTCGTGACCACGCGGGACGACGCGCTCGCCGGCTGA
- a CDS encoding TetR/AcrR family transcriptional regulator encodes MPPPLIWHHPEPPGRKNALTRAAVVRTAIEVADAGGVAALTMRAVADALGVSTPMSLYRYVLNKDGLVDLMLDEVSAEVGVPSAPSADWRGDLRGLATSLWAMIGRHRWYAELVDSRPPFGPRTVRRAAFLMTVLDWAGLAPAVAYASLLDNYVTGTAMSVSRELGMLGRFGIGSTADLVSYAAEMADGPLAPWLHDMPDLTADSRFELGLDCLLDGFARRRR; translated from the coding sequence ATGCCACCCCCGCTGATCTGGCACCACCCGGAGCCACCTGGCCGGAAGAACGCGCTCACCCGCGCGGCGGTCGTGCGCACCGCGATCGAGGTCGCCGACGCCGGCGGGGTCGCCGCACTGACGATGCGCGCCGTGGCCGACGCGCTCGGCGTGTCGACGCCGATGTCGCTGTACCGCTACGTGCTCAACAAGGACGGCTTGGTCGACCTGATGCTGGACGAGGTGTCGGCCGAGGTCGGCGTGCCGTCCGCGCCGAGCGCGGACTGGCGCGGCGACCTGCGCGGACTCGCGACGAGCCTCTGGGCGATGATCGGCAGGCACCGCTGGTACGCCGAGCTGGTGGACAGCCGTCCGCCGTTCGGCCCCCGCACCGTGCGGCGGGCCGCGTTCCTGATGACCGTGCTCGACTGGGCGGGGCTCGCGCCCGCCGTCGCGTACGCCTCGCTGCTGGACAACTACGTCACCGGTACCGCGATGAGCGTCAGCCGGGAGCTCGGGATGCTCGGCCGGTTCGGCATCGGCTCGACCGCGGACCTCGTGTCGTACGCGGCCGAGATGGCCGACGGCCCGCTCGCGCCCTGGCTCCACGACATGCCTGACCTCACCGCGGACTCCCGGTTCGAGCTCGGCCTCGACTGCCTGCTCGACGGGTTCGCCCGGCGCCGGCGCTGA
- a CDS encoding STAS domain-containing protein has product MTTPFSATTHPAGTGPVVTVLGEVDVATAPRLRAEIGALTLGPGQLLVIDLAGVTFCDSSGISALIAARNLAEEAGAGVALAAVPARLSRTFALIGLGDFFPAYASAEEAIASHPAVS; this is encoded by the coding sequence GTGACCACCCCCTTCTCCGCCACCACCCACCCGGCCGGGACGGGGCCGGTCGTCACCGTCCTCGGCGAGGTCGACGTCGCGACGGCACCCCGGCTGCGCGCCGAGATCGGCGCCCTCACCTTGGGGCCGGGGCAGCTGCTGGTGATCGACCTGGCCGGGGTGACGTTCTGCGACTCCAGCGGCATTTCGGCGCTCATCGCGGCCCGCAACCTGGCCGAGGAAGCCGGAGCCGGCGTCGCGCTGGCCGCGGTTCCCGCCCGGCTGAGCCGGACGTTCGCCCTGATCGGCCTCGGGGACTTCTTCCCGGCCTACGCCAGCGCCGAAGAGGCCATCGCGTCGCATCCGGCGGTGTCGTGA